One region of Baekduia soli genomic DNA includes:
- a CDS encoding vWA domain-containing protein, with protein sequence MRLPAAYSDVELLHDKDFAAYTDAERALARAALRRLARRGPVRPGRRTRPVRRGGTRPDLRATLREAVGHGGEPTTLRRRGPVVTPRRLVLVVDVSGSMAPYARVLLQYAQAAATARARVEVFALGTRLTRVTRELRGRDPDAALDRAARAVADWSGGTRIGAAIGQLNREHGRTLGRGSTVVILSDGWDRGEPGLLAAEMARLRRSAHRVIWLNPLRASPDYEPLARGMAAALPHTDRFLAGHSLRSLQELVALLEGGLT encoded by the coding sequence GTGAGGCTGCCGGCCGCCTACAGCGACGTCGAGCTGCTGCACGACAAGGACTTCGCCGCCTACACCGACGCCGAGCGCGCGCTGGCGCGCGCGGCGCTGCGGCGCCTGGCGCGGCGCGGGCCCGTGCGCCCGGGCCGGCGGACGCGCCCGGTGCGCCGCGGCGGCACGCGCCCCGATCTGCGCGCCACGCTGCGCGAGGCGGTAGGCCACGGCGGCGAGCCGACGACGCTGCGCCGGCGCGGGCCGGTCGTCACGCCGCGCCGCCTGGTGCTCGTCGTCGACGTCTCGGGCTCCATGGCGCCCTACGCCCGCGTCCTGCTGCAGTACGCCCAGGCGGCGGCCACCGCCCGCGCCCGTGTCGAGGTGTTCGCCCTGGGCACCCGGCTGACGCGCGTCACGCGCGAGCTGCGCGGCCGCGACCCCGACGCCGCGCTGGACCGCGCCGCCCGGGCCGTGGCCGACTGGTCGGGCGGCACGCGGATCGGCGCGGCCATCGGCCAGCTCAACCGCGAGCATGGGCGCACATTGGGCCGGGGCTCGACCGTGGTGATCCTCTCCGACGGCTGGGACCGCGGCGAGCCCGGGCTCCTGGCCGCCGAGATGGCGCGGCTGCGGCGCTCGGCGCACCGCGTGATCTGGCTCAACCCCCTGCGCGCGTCGCCCGACTACGAGCCGCTGGCCCGCGGCATGGCCGCCGCGCTGCCCCACACCGACCGGTTCCTGGCCGGCCACTCGCTGCGCTCGCTGCAGGAGCTGGTCGCGCTCCTCGAAGGAGGCCTGACATGA
- a CDS encoding XdhC family protein, whose protein sequence is MRDVLADLDAWAGRGEAAALATVVAVKRSAPRPPGAKMAVSSAGAVSGAVSGGCVEGSVVLAAEEVLAGGPPRLLHFGIADEDAWDVGLPCGGEIDVWVARHEDDALGAIARRDERGAQVTRLDDGAHLVLDAAGTRAGTLGDAALDDAAAEAARELMWAERSERLELEGVSVFVDVVAPAPRLVVFGAVDFAAQLCTLARITGWRPFVVDPRTRFATAERFPDAEQVVAAWPAEAFARIGGIDRATYVAVLTHDPKLDDAALLLALRSDAAYVGAMGSRRAQERRRERLLALGLTDADLERLAAPIGLDLGALTAEETALSILSEVVAVRHGHQGGRLIHAAGRIHEVGA, encoded by the coding sequence ATGAGAGACGTCCTCGCTGACCTCGACGCGTGGGCGGGCCGCGGCGAGGCCGCCGCGCTCGCCACCGTCGTCGCCGTCAAGCGCTCGGCGCCCCGGCCTCCCGGGGCCAAGATGGCCGTCAGCAGCGCCGGCGCGGTCTCCGGCGCGGTCTCGGGCGGCTGCGTGGAGGGCTCGGTCGTGCTGGCCGCCGAGGAGGTCCTGGCCGGCGGCCCGCCCAGGCTGCTGCACTTCGGCATCGCCGACGAGGACGCCTGGGACGTCGGCCTGCCCTGCGGCGGAGAGATCGACGTGTGGGTCGCCCGCCACGAGGACGACGCGCTGGGCGCCATCGCCCGGCGCGACGAGCGCGGCGCGCAGGTCACGCGCCTCGACGACGGCGCCCACCTGGTCCTCGACGCGGCGGGCACGCGGGCCGGAACGCTGGGCGACGCCGCCCTGGACGATGCGGCCGCCGAGGCCGCCCGTGAGCTCATGTGGGCCGAGCGCAGCGAGCGCCTCGAGCTCGAGGGCGTCAGCGTGTTCGTCGACGTCGTCGCGCCCGCCCCGCGGCTCGTCGTGTTCGGCGCCGTGGACTTCGCCGCCCAGCTCTGCACGCTGGCGCGCATCACCGGCTGGCGCCCGTTCGTCGTCGACCCCCGGACGCGCTTCGCGACCGCCGAGCGCTTCCCCGATGCCGAGCAGGTCGTCGCGGCCTGGCCCGCGGAGGCCTTCGCGCGCATCGGCGGCATCGATCGCGCGACCTACGTCGCGGTCCTGACCCACGACCCCAAGCTCGACGACGCCGCCCTGCTGCTGGCGCTGCGCTCCGACGCGGCCTACGTGGGCGCGATGGGCAGCCGCCGGGCCCAGGAGCGGCGCCGCGAGCGGCTGCTGGCGCTCGGGCTCACGGACGCCGACCTCGAGCGCCTCGCGGCGCCGATCGGGCTGGACCTCGGCGCGCTGACCGCCGAGGAGACGGCCCTGTCCATCCTGAGCGAGGTCGTGGCGGTCCGCCACGGACACCAGGGCGGGCGGCTCATCCACGCCGCCGGCCGCATCCACGAGGTGGGGGCATGA
- a CDS encoding SRPBCC family protein, translated as MKLEQSFTVQAPVAEVWAALIDVERVAPCLPGAEITEAGDDGSYRGTFTVKLGPTTASYNGHLKLESLDEAARIATMSARGTDKRGQGGASATIVSTLVEESAGVTKVDVLTDFTITGRLARFGRSGMIQDISNRLMRDFAGCLQSTIGVAPQAVAAGPAVPLGAEPEATAPEGPPPVAAATPPPNTAAPTTSTPPPGARTAPPPAKPISGLSLFFGALWDRIRALLRRRR; from the coding sequence ATGAAGCTCGAGCAGTCGTTCACCGTCCAGGCGCCCGTCGCGGAGGTCTGGGCCGCGCTCATCGACGTGGAGCGCGTCGCGCCGTGCCTGCCCGGCGCCGAGATCACCGAGGCCGGCGACGACGGCTCCTACCGCGGCACGTTCACCGTCAAGCTCGGCCCGACGACCGCGTCCTACAACGGCCACCTCAAGCTCGAGTCCCTCGACGAGGCCGCCCGCATCGCGACGATGAGCGCGCGCGGCACCGACAAGCGCGGCCAGGGCGGCGCGAGCGCCACGATCGTCTCCACGCTCGTGGAGGAGTCGGCAGGCGTGACCAAGGTCGACGTCCTCACGGACTTCACGATCACGGGGCGCCTGGCGCGCTTCGGGCGCAGCGGCATGATCCAGGACATCTCCAACCGGCTCATGCGCGACTTCGCCGGCTGCCTGCAGTCCACGATCGGGGTCGCGCCGCAGGCCGTCGCCGCCGGGCCGGCGGTGCCCCTCGGGGCCGAGCCGGAGGCGACCGCGCCGGAGGGGCCGCCGCCCGTCGCCGCGGCCACGCCGCCCCCGAACACCGCGGCCCCGACGACGTCGACCCCACCGCCGGGCGCGCGCACCGCGCCGCCGCCGGCGAAGCCGATCTCCGGCCTGTCCCTGTTCTTCGGCGCGCTCTGGGACCGCATCCGAGCGCTGCTGCGCCGACGCCGCTGA
- a CDS encoding STAS domain-containing protein, which yields MAASPSHRFEVHPDRDRVFIAAKGELDVASAPGLRAELQDLRASGWTRIVADLSGVTFMDTTAVHVLLEAADSAASEGWELRMVDGSPAVRRILGLTGVADRIERL from the coding sequence TTGGCCGCCTCACCCTCGCATCGCTTCGAGGTCCATCCGGACCGCGACCGGGTCTTCATCGCCGCCAAGGGCGAGCTCGACGTCGCCTCGGCGCCCGGCCTGCGCGCCGAGCTGCAGGACCTGCGCGCCTCGGGCTGGACCCGGATCGTCGCCGACCTCAGCGGCGTCACGTTCATGGACACCACGGCCGTCCACGTCCTGCTCGAGGCGGCCGACAGCGCCGCGTCGGAGGGCTGGGAGCTGCGCATGGTCGACGGCTCGCCGGCCGTGCGGCGCATCCTCGGCCTCACGGGCGTGGCCGACCGCATCGAGCGGCTCTAG
- a CDS encoding HIRAN domain-containing protein produces MVPGTPWPPAGTRELPPDGYRAVVGESFHQEALAATAPLCVPGEEGRPMFRAVLIAEPDNPYDPNAVAIHSAAGKVGHLSRADAVDYVPVLAALAERGLRAGGCHAFLNGGPRDRTYGVVLRLSPAPDCLLDVLAGG; encoded by the coding sequence ATGGTCCCCGGGACGCCCTGGCCGCCGGCCGGCACGCGCGAGCTGCCGCCCGACGGCTACCGCGCGGTCGTCGGCGAGTCCTTCCACCAGGAGGCGCTGGCCGCCACGGCGCCGCTGTGCGTGCCCGGCGAGGAGGGGCGCCCGATGTTCCGCGCCGTGCTGATCGCCGAGCCCGACAACCCCTACGACCCCAACGCGGTCGCGATCCACTCCGCCGCGGGCAAGGTCGGCCACCTCTCCCGCGCCGACGCGGTGGACTACGTTCCGGTGCTCGCCGCCCTGGCCGAGCGCGGGCTGCGCGCGGGCGGCTGCCACGCGTTCCTCAACGGCGGCCCGCGGGACCGCACCTACGGCGTGGTGCTGCGCCTGTCGCCGGCGCCCGACTGCCTGCTCGACGTCCTGGCCGGCGGCTGA
- a CDS encoding acyl-CoA dehydrogenase family protein, with translation MSTVQPAPSRRRAIYEDDHEDFRASFRRFLAKEVVPHFETWEKDGIVPREVFAAAGEHGFLGMQVPEEYGGAGVGADFRFNAIIGEECCAAGVGGFAVGITLHNDVCLPYFLEYCNEEQRQRWLPGIVSGELITAVAMTEPGTGSDLAGIRTKAIRQDDGTYLVDGAKTFITNGINADLVITAAKTDPTQRHRGLSILIVERDTPGFERGRNLDKVGMHSQDTAELFFNEARVPAANLLGDEGEGFRYLVSNLAQERLSIAILGVGVAEAALQVTLDYVKERQAFGQAIGTFQVSRHSLADCRAEIDCVQAFVDQCMRELCDGTLTAERAASAKLMATELQGRVTDRCVQLHGGYGYMTEYAVGRMYADARVTRIYGGTNEIMKEIIGKSLGL, from the coding sequence ATGAGCACCGTGCAGCCCGCACCGTCCCGCCGCCGGGCGATCTACGAGGACGACCACGAGGACTTCCGCGCGTCCTTCCGCCGCTTCCTGGCCAAGGAGGTCGTGCCGCACTTCGAGACCTGGGAGAAGGACGGCATCGTCCCGCGCGAGGTCTTCGCCGCCGCCGGCGAGCACGGCTTCCTCGGCATGCAGGTCCCCGAGGAGTACGGCGGGGCGGGCGTCGGCGCCGACTTCCGCTTCAACGCCATCATCGGTGAGGAGTGCTGCGCAGCGGGCGTCGGCGGCTTCGCCGTGGGCATCACCCTGCACAACGACGTCTGCCTGCCGTACTTCCTGGAGTACTGCAACGAGGAGCAGCGGCAGCGCTGGCTTCCCGGCATCGTGTCCGGCGAGCTCATCACGGCCGTGGCGATGACCGAGCCCGGGACCGGGTCGGACCTGGCGGGCATCCGCACGAAGGCCATCCGCCAGGACGACGGCACCTACCTCGTCGACGGCGCCAAGACCTTCATCACCAACGGCATCAACGCCGACCTCGTGATCACCGCGGCCAAGACCGATCCGACCCAGCGCCACCGCGGCCTGTCGATCCTCATCGTCGAGCGCGACACGCCGGGCTTCGAGCGCGGTCGCAACCTCGACAAGGTCGGCATGCACTCCCAGGACACCGCCGAGCTGTTCTTCAACGAGGCTCGCGTCCCGGCCGCCAACCTGCTCGGCGACGAGGGGGAGGGCTTCCGCTACCTCGTGTCCAACCTCGCGCAGGAGCGCCTGTCCATCGCCATCCTCGGCGTCGGGGTGGCGGAGGCGGCGCTGCAGGTCACGCTGGACTACGTCAAGGAGCGCCAGGCCTTCGGGCAGGCCATCGGCACCTTCCAGGTCTCGCGCCACAGCCTCGCCGACTGCCGCGCGGAGATCGACTGCGTGCAGGCGTTCGTCGACCAGTGCATGCGCGAGCTGTGCGACGGCACGCTGACCGCCGAGCGCGCCGCGTCGGCCAAGCTCATGGCCACCGAGCTGCAGGGCCGGGTGACCGACCGCTGCGTGCAGCTGCACGGCGGCTACGGCTACATGACCGAGTACGCCGTCGGCCGGATGTACGCCGACGCCCGCGTCACCCGGATCTACGGCGGCACGAACGAGATCATGAAGGAGATCATCGGCAAGTCGCTGGGCCTGTAG
- a CDS encoding DUF421 domain-containing protein has protein sequence MDLVLRATFVFFLILLVTRAVGRRELSSMEPFDVILLVVIGDLVQQGVTQSDYSLTGTTLVIATLAVLTVATAWLSFRFRRLRPLLEGEPVVLVADGEIRARALRRQRITVDELGAEARQAQIGSLADVRFAVLETSGRISFVTD, from the coding sequence ATGGACCTCGTCCTGCGTGCCACGTTCGTGTTCTTCCTCATCCTGCTCGTCACGCGCGCCGTCGGGCGCCGCGAGCTGAGCTCGATGGAGCCCTTCGACGTCATCCTGCTCGTCGTCATCGGCGACCTCGTCCAGCAGGGCGTGACCCAGAGCGACTACTCGCTGACCGGCACCACGCTGGTCATCGCCACCCTGGCGGTGCTCACGGTCGCGACGGCGTGGCTGAGCTTCCGCTTCCGCCGCCTGCGGCCGCTGCTGGAGGGCGAGCCCGTCGTGCTCGTCGCCGACGGCGAGATCCGCGCCCGGGCGCTGCGCCGGCAGCGGATCACCGTCGACGAACTGGGCGCCGAGGCGCGCCAGGCCCAGATCGGATCGCTGGCCGACGTCCGCTTCGCCGTGCTGGAGACCAGCGGGCGCATCTCGTTCGTGACCGATTGA
- a CDS encoding PKD domain-containing protein: MRRLRPVAIALALAATLAAAGAAQAADPVVMAAGDVACDSPGITTPGPCSQAYTAGLAVSQLQSAGGLDALLAMGDLQYDRGDLSDFQSYFGTTWGQPLLRPVLRPVPGNHEYETSGASGYFDYFASIEVAAGTRGQGWYSFDVGSWHFIGLNTSDGCTPVSCAAGSAQETWLRQDLATTSQPCIAAFWHHPLDTVNGRLHDVWQDLYDAGADLVLDGHNHGYTGAVALNADGQADPAGPRQIVVGTGGKSNGVYGLLKLTLHANGADWQFVGSGTSDSGSLTCHGSAPPPPPAPAAHFTVTANGLSAAVANTSTGSATSWDWDFGDGTAHATQRTPPAHVYAQPGTYTITLTAGNATGSTQEQRTVTVVRPPLASFTASVHDLDVTFTDTSTSAPVTWRWDFGDGASATTQSPSHRYAAAGTYTVRLTAGNAGGSSIRTQAVTVTAPVVVMPGGPPSGGPDVAPPPLVAPPVAPVEPPATPPAVDQPVLAQSTAPVPVPVLTGARARAALRAVLTRRLRGWRITGLTCSAKAGSRSASCRFTARRHGRIIRATGRLTASAGTGALRYRLSLRRGTSRHRSHWTGRATG; encoded by the coding sequence ATGCGCCGACTCCGCCCCGTCGCGATCGCCCTGGCCCTCGCGGCCACCCTGGCCGCCGCCGGCGCCGCCCAGGCCGCCGATCCCGTCGTGATGGCCGCGGGGGACGTGGCCTGCGACAGCCCGGGGATCACGACGCCCGGCCCGTGCAGCCAGGCCTACACCGCGGGCCTGGCGGTCAGCCAGCTCCAGAGCGCCGGCGGGCTCGACGCGCTGTTGGCCATGGGCGACCTGCAGTACGACCGCGGGGACCTGTCGGACTTCCAGAGCTACTTCGGCACGACATGGGGCCAGCCGCTCCTGCGCCCCGTCCTGCGGCCCGTGCCCGGCAACCACGAGTACGAGACCTCCGGCGCCTCGGGGTACTTCGACTACTTCGCCTCGATCGAGGTCGCGGCCGGCACCCGCGGCCAGGGCTGGTACTCCTTCGACGTCGGGTCCTGGCACTTCATCGGGCTCAACACGAGCGACGGCTGCACCCCGGTGTCCTGCGCCGCGGGGTCCGCGCAGGAGACGTGGCTCAGGCAGGACCTGGCCACCACGTCGCAGCCGTGCATCGCGGCCTTCTGGCACCACCCGCTCGACACGGTCAACGGCAGGCTCCACGACGTCTGGCAGGACCTCTACGACGCGGGCGCCGATCTCGTCCTCGACGGCCACAACCACGGCTACACCGGGGCGGTCGCCCTGAACGCCGACGGGCAGGCCGACCCGGCCGGCCCCCGGCAGATCGTCGTCGGCACCGGCGGCAAGAGCAACGGGGTCTACGGCCTGCTCAAGCTCACCCTGCACGCCAACGGCGCCGACTGGCAGTTCGTGGGCAGCGGCACGTCCGACTCCGGCTCGCTCACCTGCCACGGCAGCGCGCCCCCGCCGCCGCCCGCACCGGCCGCGCACTTCACCGTCACCGCGAACGGGCTGTCGGCGGCCGTGGCCAACACGAGCACGGGCAGCGCGACGTCGTGGGACTGGGACTTCGGCGATGGCACCGCGCACGCCACGCAGCGCACGCCGCCCGCCCACGTCTACGCCCAGCCCGGCACGTACACGATCACGCTGACCGCCGGCAACGCGACCGGGTCGACCCAGGAGCAGCGCACGGTCACCGTCGTGCGTCCGCCGCTCGCGAGCTTCACCGCGTCGGTCCACGACCTCGACGTGACGTTCACCGACACGTCGACCTCGGCGCCGGTGACCTGGCGCTGGGACTTCGGCGACGGCGCGAGCGCCACGACCCAGAGCCCGTCGCACCGCTACGCGGCCGCGGGCACCTACACCGTCCGGCTCACCGCGGGCAACGCCGGCGGCAGCTCGATCAGGACCCAGGCGGTGACGGTGACGGCGCCCGTCGTCGTCATGCCGGGCGGCCCGCCGTCCGGCGGCCCCGACGTCGCGCCGCCACCGCTGGTGGCGCCCCCCGTGGCGCCGGTGGAGCCACCCGCGACGCCGCCGGCCGTCGACCAGCCCGTCCTCGCCCAGTCCACTGCCCCCGTCCCCGTCCCCGTCCTGACGGGGGCCCGCGCGCGGGCCGCGCTGCGCGCGGTGCTGACGCGGCGCCTGCGCGGCTGGCGGATCACCGGCCTGACATGCAGCGCGAAGGCCGGCTCACGCTCGGCGAGCTGCCGCTTCACCGCCCGGCGGCACGGGCGCATCATCCGCGCGACGGGGAGGCTGACGGCCTCGGCGGGCACGGGCGCGCTGCGCTACCGCCTGAGCCTGCGCCGCGGCACGTCGCGCCACCGCTCGCACTGGACCGGTCGGGCGACCGGCTGA
- a CDS encoding SRPBCC family protein, producing MTDALRGYPSGMAQTERLIPASPDRLFAVLSDPASYAHWVVGSDTIRAADRGWPAVGAKIHHRVGWGPLKLDDTTEVLAADAPRHLRLKARARPLGTAHVDLRLEAQGGSTLVTMTEDAGDPLTRLAFNPLTHHLVHRRNVESLRRLEELALGRGPATPDPPRSDGD from the coding sequence GTGACGGATGCCCTGCGCGGGTACCCGTCGGGCATGGCCCAGACCGAGCGCCTGATCCCCGCCTCCCCGGATCGCCTCTTCGCGGTGCTCTCCGACCCCGCGTCCTACGCCCACTGGGTCGTCGGCTCGGACACGATCCGCGCCGCCGACCGCGGCTGGCCGGCCGTGGGCGCGAAGATCCACCACCGCGTCGGCTGGGGGCCGCTCAAGCTCGACGACACCACCGAGGTCCTCGCCGCCGACGCACCGCGCCACCTACGCCTGAAGGCCAGGGCCCGCCCCCTGGGCACCGCCCACGTCGACCTGCGCCTGGAGGCCCAGGGCGGCTCGACGCTCGTGACGATGACCGAGGACGCCGGCGACCCGCTGACGCGCCTGGCGTTCAACCCGCTGACCCATCACCTCGTGCACCGGCGCAACGTCGAGTCGTTGCGGCGGCTCGAGGAGCTCGCGCTGGGCCGGGGGCCCGCGACGCCGGACCCGCCGCGGTCAGACGGCGACTGA
- a CDS encoding GGDEF domain-containing protein — MPAVLARWFALMVGVASAMTGVSLLADLTPDAHRGVELVLTLCGALTAAVVGRFGRRRPAAWFVWFAVPAVVAMVSAGVYLSGDPGNPGASFFVAGAVYSAYFFPVRVAAAHLALAGLLLGAALVAIASPEAALDRWMFTMGIAVLIGWVISVLRDQLLDRAATDPLTGVLNRGAFTERLEHELRHVRAKGASLGLIYVDVDDFKRLNDTGGHSAGDAALREVAVVLNVAARGAGRVGRMGGDEFALVLPHADQRATERAAAEVQRRVRESGVGSTVSVGVATAPLHGDGDAALMLAADAALYAAKRSGRDRVVTAAPPTTLAA; from the coding sequence GTGCCCGCGGTCCTTGCGCGCTGGTTCGCGCTCATGGTGGGCGTGGCGAGCGCGATGACCGGCGTGTCGCTGCTGGCCGACCTGACCCCCGACGCCCATCGGGGCGTCGAGCTCGTGCTCACGCTCTGCGGGGCGTTGACCGCCGCGGTCGTCGGCCGCTTCGGACGCCGGCGCCCGGCGGCCTGGTTCGTGTGGTTCGCCGTCCCCGCCGTCGTGGCGATGGTCTCGGCGGGCGTCTACCTCTCCGGCGACCCCGGCAACCCCGGCGCGAGCTTCTTCGTGGCGGGCGCCGTGTACTCCGCGTACTTCTTCCCCGTCCGCGTCGCCGCCGCGCACCTCGCGCTCGCCGGCCTGCTCCTCGGCGCGGCCCTGGTGGCCATCGCCTCCCCCGAGGCCGCGCTGGACCGCTGGATGTTCACGATGGGCATCGCCGTGCTGATCGGCTGGGTCATCAGCGTCCTGCGCGACCAGCTCCTGGACCGGGCGGCCACCGACCCGCTCACGGGCGTCCTCAACCGCGGCGCGTTCACCGAGCGCCTGGAGCACGAGCTGCGCCACGTGCGCGCCAAGGGCGCCTCGCTCGGGCTCATCTACGTCGACGTCGACGACTTCAAGCGCCTCAACGACACGGGCGGTCACTCGGCGGGCGACGCGGCGCTGCGCGAGGTCGCCGTGGTGCTCAACGTCGCGGCCCGCGGTGCCGGGCGCGTCGGGCGCATGGGAGGCGACGAGTTCGCGCTCGTGCTGCCCCATGCCGACCAGCGCGCGACCGAGCGCGCGGCCGCCGAGGTGCAGCGCCGGGTCCGGGAGTCGGGCGTCGGGTCGACGGTCAGCGTCGGGGTGGCCACGGCCCCGCTGCACGGCGACGGCGACGCGGCGCTCATGCTCGCCGCCGACGCCGCGCTCTACGCGGCCAAGCGCAGCGGCCGCGACCGCGTGGTCACCGCCGCGCCGCCGACCACCCTCGCGGCCTGA
- a CDS encoding serine hydrolase domain-containing protein encodes MGDTMIDGEVAPGFEAVRTAFAQNFERFDEVGAAFAVTLDGVPVVDLWGGLADRESGRPWTASTMPVIFSGTKGLAALCVLMLVDRGVIDLEAPVARYWPEFAAEGKGAVTVAELASHRGRLPGIREKVRHDDITDDRAIAARLAAQPQETDPRAADAYHAFTYGWLCGELVRRADGRSVGRFFAEEVAGPLGLDLFIGLPPEREPDVATMAYTPSWGGYAQWDGESMQSDELLGRVWNNPQMFPMKWVPWNRPDWHAAEIPGAGGIGTARSVARLYGCLARGGEVDGVRLLSEESLQRGRTELTRRWEPMLNEPMAFGVGFQLQTDLRVFGPPPEAFGHPGAGGSVHCAWPLQRVGISYAMSAMRDDRPVDPRPQALMWAVHHAVTSA; translated from the coding sequence ATGGGCGACACGATGATCGACGGCGAGGTGGCACCCGGCTTCGAGGCCGTGCGCACCGCCTTCGCGCAGAACTTCGAGCGCTTCGACGAGGTCGGCGCGGCGTTCGCGGTCACCCTCGACGGCGTGCCGGTGGTGGACCTGTGGGGCGGCCTGGCCGACCGCGAGAGCGGGCGGCCGTGGACCGCGTCCACCATGCCGGTGATCTTCTCGGGCACCAAGGGCCTGGCCGCGTTGTGCGTGCTCATGCTCGTCGACCGCGGGGTGATCGACCTCGAGGCGCCGGTCGCGCGCTACTGGCCCGAGTTCGCCGCCGAGGGCAAGGGCGCGGTCACCGTGGCCGAGCTGGCGTCGCACCGCGGCCGTCTCCCCGGCATCCGCGAGAAGGTCCGCCACGACGACATCACCGACGACCGCGCGATCGCCGCGCGGCTGGCGGCCCAGCCGCAGGAGACCGACCCGCGCGCCGCCGACGCCTACCACGCGTTCACCTACGGCTGGCTGTGCGGTGAGCTCGTCCGCCGCGCCGACGGGCGCAGCGTGGGCCGCTTCTTCGCCGAGGAGGTCGCCGGACCGCTCGGCCTGGACCTGTTCATCGGGCTGCCGCCGGAGCGCGAGCCCGACGTCGCGACGATGGCCTACACCCCGAGCTGGGGCGGCTACGCGCAGTGGGACGGCGAGTCCATGCAGTCCGACGAGCTCCTCGGGCGCGTGTGGAACAACCCGCAGATGTTCCCCATGAAGTGGGTGCCGTGGAACCGGCCCGACTGGCACGCCGCCGAGATCCCCGGCGCCGGCGGCATCGGGACGGCGCGCTCGGTCGCGCGTCTCTACGGGTGCCTCGCCCGGGGCGGGGAGGTCGACGGCGTGCGGCTGCTCTCCGAGGAGTCGCTGCAGCGCGGGCGCACCGAGCTCACGCGCCGCTGGGAGCCCATGCTCAACGAGCCGATGGCCTTCGGCGTCGGCTTCCAGCTGCAGACCGATCTGCGGGTGTTCGGCCCGCCGCCGGAGGCGTTCGGTCACCCCGGCGCCGGCGGCTCGGTGCACTGCGCCTGGCCGCTGCAGCGCGTGGGCATCTCCTACGCCATGAGCGCGATGCGCGACGACCGGCCGGTGGACCCGCGGCCGCAGGCGCTCATGTGGGCGGTCCACCACGCGGTCACCTCGGCGTGA